The DNA window AGCGATACATTTATCGATTTATCGATTGCATATTATGCCCAAACTGTCATCACTAGAGCATTGCCAGTGGAGAGACGCGCcaaatatatgaaataattgaaaaatagcAATTTAAAACGATGGAAACACGTCTGGAAGTGCGCCTCGTGGAACCTAATCCGCTATTTACTCGCTGGCTGGAGCGCTGGCTACGCGAAGCCGAGAGACGAAATCAAAAATCTCAATTTAAGTTACGGCAGGCTCTGGAGGCCCTCAAAAGCTATCCTCTTCCCTTGTACAGCGGTCGGGATTGCGCTATCTTGCGTGGATTCGGTGGCAACCTCTGTCAGCTTATAGACGAGGAGTTGCGCCAGCATCGGGGTCTCAATTTGATGACGGCCACCACGACGGCAGCCACCAGTAGCGTGCAGTACGAGCAACAGGTGCAGCAGGTGGTGAAGAAAGTCCAGGAGGCGCAACAGGAGCAGAGGATGGCGAAACAGGCCAAGGCCAAACAGCCCAGGGCGCCCAAGCCCAAGAAGTTGACCAAAAAGGAGCTAATGGAACTGGCGGCCGCCGAGGAGCGAGAACGTTTTGTGGAGATGGTGCCGGGCTCCTTTGAAATTCTCCTTCTGGTGGACACCCAAGAGACGAGTGGCAAGAACAAGAGGGTGCTGGACCAGACCAGAAGCTACCTGGAGTCGTTCGGAGCGAAACATGAAGTACGGCGCCTCACCATTGGTGACTTTTTGTGGATAGCCAAGGATCGGGCGGGCAACGAGCTGGTGCTGCCCTATATTATCGAACGCAAGCGCATGGACGACCTGGCGCCTAGCATACGCGACGGTCGCTTCCACGAACAGAAGCATCGTCTGAAGCAGAGCGGTCTGAGGCATGTGATCTACCTGGTGGAGGATTACGGCGACAATGAGCAGCTTGGGCTGCCCCTGGACTCTCTGCAGCAGGCACTGGCCAATGCCAGGGTGCAGACGGGTGTGCAAGTGGTGCGCACCGAGAACCACTTTCGATCGATGAGCTACTTGGCCTCCATGACGCGTTCTTTGCAGCAGATCTTCGCCAGGAAAACTCTCCAGAGTGTGGAGAGAAGCAGTGCACCCAGTTCCGACTGCCTGTTGACCTCCTCCACTATTGGGTTGCTTAAGTTCCGGGCTTTGTACGAAGACTCTGCCAAAAATGCCCAGCTTACTGTGAGGGAGGTCTTTGTGCAGCAACTCCTACAGCTTCATTCCCTGTCCCTGGAACGAGCCATCGCCATTGTAGAGATCTATCCCACGCCCCGTCTGCTACTGGAGGCGTACGTCGAGTGCTCGGGACCGAAAGAGGCCAGCCTGTTGCTGGCGAAGATCCCATGCGGGCCGCTGGAACGGCCGCTGGGCGAGAAGATCAGCCAGTGCCTGTACGAGTTCTACACAAATGAGTTTCGTTAGGATTAGCAATTGATTTAATGGGACATATCTAAAGTTATATACACGAGTTTATACATTAAGTGAGACTGAAGAGAATACATCGATTCTGGACATCATTGGAATAGTGCGAGTCTAGTCTAAGCCGGAATGTACAAGTCGCCTAGATGTTGCGGAAGTGCCGGATGGCGAGATCCACCGGCAGGTCAAAGTCGAACCGCGACAGGGCGTCGATGGAGCGCAACGAATCACGAAATCCTGTACGCGCCACATAACTGCTGGAGGAGTAGTATGTGTCCACCAGTTCGTGGCAGCTCAGTATAAGATTGAGCCACTCCACCAGCAAATGGGAACTGTAAGATTCCAATTCAAACATTAAACATGAGATTGAAGAACACGATTTTCCAGATAACACTCACTTGAGTCCGGCGCAGACAAAGGCCTTGAAGTGGGCGTTGTTGCTCCGCTTGTAGGGACGGTGCATGGCCAGGATCATGCCCACGGCACTGAGCAGGCTCTGCTTGGCGGTGACCGCCTGGGCATCGACAATGTCCAGCTGGAAGCTCTGCGACAGCTTGCGCGCCGGCGTATTATTGTATTCCTCGCCGTTCTTCAGTTGATAGTAGGCCAGTACCAGTTCCCAGGCGTGCATGGCTCGACCCAGGCCGAGGCCACCCATTCCCAAGAATTGCGAATCTCCAGCCGCCGACGGAATCACCACAGACGGCGGCCCCGGATGCAGGCATCGCATAAATGGCACCATTAAACTAGATGCCGCCGATTCAGCCGGAATCCGCAGCCCGTGCTGGATCAGTTGCTGCAGCGTGCGGGCAAAGTTCTTGCGCACCACAGTGGTCAGCTCCCGACCGATCGTGGCTATCGAATCGCCTCGCATGTGGGCTATCCGCCGGCTCTTGCCTTCCTTCTCCCACTCAAAGTTGGCATAGGATATGTCCTCGTCGGAGTCGGAGGACACGGCACCGCTGCCGCCGGCGGCATAGGGCGCCAGCTCGTGGCCAGCAGCCACTGCCCGTCGACATCGGGGCGGCACGGTGGTCAGGGCTCCGTTCTGGGCATTGATGGCCGTGCCAGTGGAGTTCTCCGTACGTTGCTGCCTCAGAGCACGCTTGATGTTGGCCAGCTTTTCACGGTCGCAGCTCAAGGTGGCGGCCAAGGCGGCCACCTCCTGGATGTCCACCTCCAGCTGGGCGCGCAGATCCCTGAGAACAGACAAGGTGAACTATGATTtcatttcttattttaaatttttaaaaaaatttagaattaagaacttAAATATCATAATCTGCTAACAGAATAATTCCaaaagcttttatttttgatttttttaaattaaaaaaattaaatatagtaatttttacttaaatttaaatgcagaattatgaaatatcgatccacaaatcgataaaggtcttctgatcaagaatcggttgaaaaatggcaaagatataTCCGTAGATATATCTATATGGGTCAAATATGGGCATCTGGTATATGGTATATGGGTATTATGGGAAGGCATTCCcttacaaaaattgaaaaaatgtctaaaaaatattttgcatcaagcttttgatgtagaaaaatgaaaaatcgatctacaaatcgattaaaatATTCCGATCAGAAAtcggataaaaaataaaaaagatataGTCTTGGGAAGGGGCCATATATGAGAAGGTAGGGTTTTAATAGAATTCTTCCtaagaaaattggaaaaatattaaaaaaatattttgtatcaagGTTTTGATCCAGAATTACTCAAAATCGATTACTTAATCGATAAAGACATTCCGATCAAGAATCAGATGAAAATTGGCTGAAATATAGTTATAGATATAGGTCATAAATGGAAATCTATAATTTTCcaaaggggttccatcagaaaaaaattgaaaaatatctaaaaaatattttctactCAGATTTTGATAGGGAATTATCAGaaatcgatatacaaatcgataaaggtattccgatcaggaatcggataaaaaaTGGCAGAGATATAGTTATGGATATGGGTCATATATGGGATTAGATTGTTTTTTTCAATGGCtttctctaaaaaaaatggagaaaaaatccaaaaaatattttaaaatcagaTTTTGACGCAGAATTATAGGAAATTGATCCACGAATGAATAGAGGTATTCCGatttagaatcggatgaaaattggaaaagatatagccataaGAAGTAGTCATATACGAAAATGCAGTATTTTTCAAGGGCTTCCCCTACAAAAATGGGagaaaaatctcaaaaatattttaaataagaatTTGGATCTAAAACTAAAGAATTTGGAAATCGattaaaaatcgataaagatatcgatcaagaatcggataaaagcTCCAAGGATCTGGAAAAAGTAAAATctcaaaaatgaataaaaaaaagtaactcctctaaaattaaaaacaaaaaatattaaattaaaaaatgaacagCCTGGAGTACTCACCCCCAGTGGTTGCCTTTGTGCGTCTTCTTGAGGGAGTTCTGCTGGAAGTCGTCGTGGCGCGGCTTGGCCAGGTGCGTGCTGGCGAACATCTGCATCAGGAGCGAGGCCTTGTCGAGGAGGCCATGGGCCTTGCTGTGCAGACTCTCGCCGGGGCCGATGGATCCGCCGGCCGACGACGAAGTGGCCGGCGGAGGAGCAGCTGCCACGGGAGCAACAATGGGATGGGGAGCTGCCTGGGAGATCTTGGCCGTCTGCTTGGCCGCGTAGCTGTTGTAGGCGCCGGATAGAAGCTTCAGACGATCCCCGGCCGATCCCTGATCGGCATCGCACTGCAGGAAGGCAATGAACCGCTCCAGATCGGTGATCTGAGTCTTCAGTTGGGCCACCAGCTGCTCCTTCATCTTCAGAGGACCGACAAACTCACCGATGGCATTGTCCACCTGGTGGCGCAACTGCTCGGTGCTGAGGGCTGGCAGCTCGTGCTGCTCCACCTGGAGGTTGAGCTTGGAGCGCAGTTCGTCGAGGATGAACTTCTGTTTCTCGAGCAGGACCTGCTGGGGCAGGATGCCAGGCTCACCGGCCTCGTAGGCCAACTGCTCCAATTCCGTCAACTGGGACTTGAGTTGTTCAATCAACTGGCTGTCGCTGCCAGGCTCCTTTTCGTTGTCCTTCTCCATTGATGATGATGTGGATTCTTTGGGTTGCGCCGCCTCCGGTATGCCCTGGAAGGCGAAATCATCAAGGTCGCGCAGCAACTGATCCCGCTCCTCCGCCGGAGCCTCAACAATCTGGCGTACTCGCAACTGGACATGGGCAAAGTGAGAGGTCAGcgccagcagggagctggtgagcagctcctgctcctcctcgaTGCTTCTCAGACGGGACAGTTCACTGCCAGCACTGCCACGTCGTGTCTCCGATTTGCCATCCAATACAGTTTCCAGTTCACCACAATCCACGCCAGAACTGGCACTATTGGCATCATCATAATTGGCGCCCAATGGAGACCAGCGTTCGCTCAAtagctcctgctcctgttcttgctcctgttcctgctcctgctctgGTTCCACTTGTCCTGCTTCCTCGTCGAGCTCCTCTTCGACGGAGCCAGCTGCCAGCTGCTGGCCTTCGACCCTGAAGGCACATAATACCGAGTCCTTGGACTCGTGCACCTCCTGGGCCTCcgccattttcatttccatatGGAAATCCTGGAGATGGCTTCTTCCTCCTTTCTTCTGgggtttgtttttaaagtttttagaagAGGTTCCTGAACGTGGTCCGAGAAAAATCAATTGGTGGCttgtttcgcttttttttttttgtgtgccaGCTGGTCGAGCTCCCTGGCTCTTTCTATCTCCCTCTGGCCTGTTGTATCTTTCTCTTTTACTCGTTGGTTGGCTTTCTCTTTTTGGCGGCCACGAAGAGCGCGCGGCGACGGTTTCTGACGCACTGACATCTCGATGGCAGCCACTTGGGCCACCAGGAAGCTTTCCTCaatggattttcacttttcacttTGGGGGATGAAAGCTTTGAAGTTTTCCTTGGAGCTTAGTTGAGCTTTTTTATCCACCCTGTGAGCAAATATTTGCTTAAGCTAGGGTTCTGGAAAGCTTTTCTCCTAAGGATACAGTTTTTCAACCAGGAAAGCTTTTAATAAAGATTGAATAGCTTTTAAAGCTTGAGCTTAGCTTTTCATCCCTTAAGTATTTTTTCAACTTGCTTTGAAAGCTTTATATTTTATGCTTTAAAGCTTTTTAATATCTTATCCTTGTTTAATATATATTACAACCCTTAATTCCTAAAGCTTTGGAGCTTTGCAACCCTTGTGAAAATGGTTGGTAAACTTTGAAGCTTTTATCCTTTCAAAAGCAAACATGTTTTAACTTGAATTTGGAATGttttaatgaggaaaaaaaataatattttatataaaaggaTACTCTAAAAGGTAAGTTttggtttaaactttaatttaataaaaatagttaattattactaaaaaaaaaatggataatagtcctttatataaaaattattatttatattcaattaaaactaTATACCAACTAACCCAATTGGTAGGtttgtttatagtttttaaagcCAACAGATAAGcaattaaatcataaaaattttaaaaattttttttaaaagtataaaatttctttttaaaaattaaacccTAAACTTTTCCTAAAATTTCTTCttaaaatctaaataataaatgctttaaaacttttaaaatcaacAAGTGGTCATCTTGAAAGTCAGCTGCTGGACATGCAAGGACCTGTAGGAGCTAGGGATATTTTCAGGGAAATTCCTAGCTTTAAGCTCTTAATTGTCACAAATCATAAGCTTTTCACCATTTTTCCATTCACCACGTCCCAAAGTTGTCACCAAAGTCGCCAATTTGTTATTATTCCAAGGGGCGGGGTATCAAacatatatattgtatatatatattagacAATTATGACCTACATTACCAAAAGAAGTAAGAAAGATTGACCAGGAAAGGATAGCACGCGGCTAGAACACCTTTAGGGGGGGCGGGGAAACTGATAAGATAATAGAATGCCCGTTTGAGTGGCCGATAAGAAGCTGCCGGAGATTAAACCGCAGTCTAGTTTagtgggggggggggggggggttctGTTTGATTCTGTTTTAGATTCCGGGattgggtttttggttttgttgaCAAGCACATTCTTATCAGTTGGAAGGGGGGGTTGGGGAAATATTATCAAGTCTATCAAGTGTCTGACGCAGCAAGACCATGGCGGTCATTTCGGGGTCACCTCACAAATCATTGGGGTTACCAGATGGGAATATATGAGAATATATATGACTTTTCTTGAGAATTTATTAATGTTTGATGGTCTAGAGAGAGTatatcttttttaattaaaaaacagttCATAAAATCCCCCTTCTCCAAAAGCCTTTAAAAATTGGCTTTGTTTCAAGAAACTTATTCGTgtgtttttaacttttaaacattttctaaagtctcttgccaaaaaaaaagttagtaTAGACTCTGAgttcagtgtgtgtgtgtgtgtggttacaacttatttattaaaaaaagaaaaaaaaaaaacagaatataataaagatttttttttggggaaaagaGGATGTAGGATGTTGGGGATAGGATAGGAATGTTAGGAAATAGGTAAGAAAGCGAGAGCTTAACGAGGCGTCAGATTGTTCTTTCCACCGTCGACTGGGAGTAGGGCACCGGTGGTGAAGCTGGCCTTGGAACTGGCCAGGAATGCCACAGCTTCGGCCACTTCCCGGACATCGCCGACACGGCCCATGGGATGGGAGTTGATGGCGCGCTGGAGCATTCCATTGTACTCATCGCCCACAATGCCAATATTCTGATGGATGTTGGTCACCACAAAGCCGGGATTCACGGAGTTAACCCGGACACCTTGGGGCGCCATTTCGAGGGCCACAATCTTGGTGAACTGATCGAGCGCCGCCTTGGAGACACCATAGCTGAGGGCACCGGCAAACGGACGGATGCCGGCACAGCTGCTCACATTCACGACCGCGCCCTTGGTCTTCAGGAGGTGGGGGAGAACGGCCTTGGTCAGGAGCACGATGCCGCGCAGGTTGGTGTTGAGGACAGCATCGAATTCCGTAATATCCAGATCGATGAGTCCGCCCTTGCCGAGGATACCGGCATTATTCACCAGGACATCGATCCGGCCGAACTTGGCCAGAGTTTGCTGGACAATCGAGTCAGCATCCTTGGTCACATCCGCCACCACGATCTCAGCCTTTACGCCCTTCAGATTCTTCTTGGTGGCCTCCAGATTGGCGACATTGCGTCCCACCAGGGCCAGGGTGGCTCCCTCGCGGGCCAGCACCTGGGCAATGGCAGCTCCGATTCCACTGCTGGCACCCGTCACGATAATCACCTTCTCGCTGAGACTCATCTTGGAAAACTGGAGCCGGTGAATGCTTCGGTTCGGAATTTATTCGGAATTTGAGTTCTCCCTCCGCCTCCACCTGGGTGCTACGGAATCTGATTAGATTACGGCCACCCGCTCTCCACACTGCACTCGAAGAAATATTATCTCCTCCGGGAGAGCAAAGTAAATAAATGGATTTATTTTTGGGTGGGTTCTTTTTATGGGCTGGATTAACGGAAAGTTTTCGGATGAAAAGGTACAGTTTTAAAGGTCACCTTTTggggttttaaaaatatattataatatagtGTTACTTGGTGATGCTAATATGGTTAACAAACTTTGGAAAATATCATTTTTTGAgactataaatattttttcaattttaaaacctttattttgaaatatttataagtcTTTTAAGTCTCTAATtatttgataattttaaaaaatccatTATCAAATAATCattttatatctttttttattaaggTAAGtagtaatatattttagaaaatatcattttttgaacaagaaactttaaaatattttgcaattttGAAGCTTAattacataaattttaatatttattcgttttttttagTGTATAAAGCCTTAAAGAACTTAATGCTTTGTCTTATTTATAAAGGTAAGTAATGATATGCtttcaaaatatatgtttttgattaaaaaaactcaaatattttaaaacctagaatatttttaaagtttggaaacttttattataatatttgatactttaagttttaaaaagtttaataatttcttatttatttaggtAAGTAAagatattcttaaaaaaatatactatttttcattaaaaaactaACTTTGGaacaaaaatttcaacaaaaatttcaataaaaaaattccaagTTTGAAAACcttatttttgagattttatattataatactaTACTTcacattatttaa is part of the Drosophila bipectinata strain 14024-0381.07 chromosome XL, DbipHiC1v2, whole genome shotgun sequence genome and encodes:
- the mus81 gene encoding crossover junction endonuclease MUS81 gives rise to the protein METRLEVRLVEPNPLFTRWLERWLREAERRNQKSQFKLRQALEALKSYPLPLYSGRDCAILRGFGGNLCQLIDEELRQHRGLNLMTATTTAATSSVQYEQQVQQVVKKVQEAQQEQRMAKQAKAKQPRAPKPKKLTKKELMELAAAEERERFVEMVPGSFEILLLVDTQETSGKNKRVLDQTRSYLESFGAKHEVRRLTIGDFLWIAKDRAGNELVLPYIIERKRMDDLAPSIRDGRFHEQKHRLKQSGLRHVIYLVEDYGDNEQLGLPLDSLQQALANARVQTGVQVVRTENHFRSMSYLASMTRSLQQIFARKTLQSVERSSAPSSDCLLTSSTIGLLKFRALYEDSAKNAQLTVREVFVQQLLQLHSLSLERAIAIVEIYPTPRLLLEAYVECSGPKEASLLLAKIPCGPLERPLGEKISQCLYEFYTNEFR
- the LOC108118985 gene encoding RUN domain-containing protein 1; its protein translation is MEMKMAEAQEVHESKDSVLCAFRVEGQQLAAGSVEEELDEEAGQVEPEQEQEQEQEQEQELLSERWSPLGANYDDANSASSGVDCGELETVLDGKSETRRGSAGSELSRLRSIEEEQELLTSSLLALTSHFAHVQLRVRQIVEAPAEERDQLLRDLDDFAFQGIPEAAQPKESTSSSMEKDNEKEPGSDSQLIEQLKSQLTELEQLAYEAGEPGILPQQVLLEKQKFILDELRSKLNLQVEQHELPALSTEQLRHQVDNAIGEFVGPLKMKEQLVAQLKTQITDLERFIAFLQCDADQGSAGDRLKLLSGAYNSYAAKQTAKISQAAPHPIVAPVAAAPPPATSSSAGGSIGPGESLHSKAHGLLDKASLLMQMFASTHLAKPRHDDFQQNSLKKTHKGNHWGDLRAQLEVDIQEVAALAATLSCDREKLANIKRALRQQRTENSTGTAINAQNGALTTVPPRCRRAVAAGHELAPYAAGGSGAVSSDSDEDISYANFEWEKEGKSRRIAHMRGDSIATIGRELTTVVRKNFARTLQQLIQHGLRIPAESAASSLMVPFMRCLHPGPPSVVIPSAAGDSQFLGMGGLGLGRAMHAWELVLAYYQLKNGEEYNNTPARKLSQSFQLDIVDAQAVTAKQSLLSAVGMILAMHRPYKRSNNAHFKAFVCAGLNSHLLVEWLNLILSCHELVDTYYSSSSYVARTGFRDSLRSIDALSRFDFDLPVDLAIRHFRNI
- the LOC108118989 gene encoding 3-oxoacyl-[acyl-carrier-protein] reductase FabG codes for the protein MSLSEKVIIVTGASSGIGAAIAQVLAREGATLALVGRNVANLEATKKNLKGVKAEIVVADVTKDADSIVQQTLAKFGRIDVLVNNAGILGKGGLIDLDITEFDAVLNTNLRGIVLLTKAVLPHLLKTKGAVVNVSSCAGIRPFAGALSYGVSKAALDQFTKIVALEMAPQGVRVNSVNPGFVVTNIHQNIGIVGDEYNGMLQRAINSHPMGRVGDVREVAEAVAFLASSKASFTTGALLPVDGGKNNLTPR